The following proteins are encoded in a genomic region of Ornithinibacillus sp. 4-3:
- a CDS encoding helix-turn-helix transcriptional regulator: MKKITLSRNLSFLRKENNYSQEDLAEKIGVTRQSIAKWESGESLPDIVNCDALATLFDVSLDNLIHYDQKDNGFPIPPKGKHMFNTVPLEKDGYVKLPEDAVNLVMMQEGDTFLVLGDENPKSIGIALVPLEFFTTMTQGILNHTKDSKK, encoded by the coding sequence ATGAAAAAAATTACTCTATCTCGGAACCTTTCCTTTTTAAGAAAAGAAAATAATTACTCTCAAGAAGACTTAGCTGAGAAAATTGGTGTCACAAGACAATCCATTGCCAAGTGGGAAAGTGGAGAATCCTTACCAGATATTGTTAACTGTGACGCTCTTGCCACATTATTTGACGTCTCCTTGGATAACTTGATTCATTATGATCAAAAAGACAATGGCTTTCCTATTCCTCCGAAGGGCAAACATATGTTTAACACCGTTCCTCTAGAGAAGGACGGCTATGTGAAGCTACCTGAGGATGCTGTTAATTTGGTTATGATGCAGGAAGGTGATACATTTCTTGTTTTAGGTGACGAAAATCCAAAAAGTATTGGCATTGCATTAGTTCCATTAGAATTTTTTACAACGATGACACAAGGAATCCTAAATCATACAAAGGATTCAAAAAAATGA
- a CDS encoding DUF5693 family protein, producing MKLQHWLWILILICLLVSSPNIMLRLQNEATYHTYNMTVPYEEILRTAEEQNISITHALESFQHAGVNAISFAPLSLENLQNQGRIMVYEQKEFEKILQLSNHSLYPAEQAGIYITEPESLEDLAKIKEQFKTIPLSYNGKDFYFIPNPQKNIVNIPIGYDDEAINLIKQLGFYTVLQLKNQELPEQNQFQLQQAISHQPDAISFTGNEVIGYPENIDVKKFANQIAEAEITGYFQEMNPTAGIQSFAQSVNFQLIRMHQIDLNEVPLETAINRAVRGIKERHIQSIFLHIPTDDFNHPAETINQLQMGLKEKLPAYFMLGFPAPLSSTDAPVWSKALAWISGIIFLFLAASTFRYSPLQWLLGFAGALLTLLFFLFQKIIFLQAFILLIAMITPLFAILSQTFRTTSNITVTYLRTLLISLVGILILISVSNEGSLITGVEVFRGVKLMHIIPLLVMAIYIILPYLNRTTLKKSITLGHALFCLLGVMFIGILGYLYISRTGNYGIANEWELTIRQVLEDLLYVRPRTKEFLIGFPLFLLAIYLMKRNIKHWGRLLLIPSTIGFLSIINTFMHFHTPLAISALRTLYSIVLGYLLGMLMIFCFKIIHRLYKRRFC from the coding sequence ATGAAACTTCAGCATTGGTTATGGATTCTTATCCTTATCTGCCTATTGGTTTCTTCACCAAATATTATGTTGCGATTGCAGAATGAAGCAACTTATCATACTTATAACATGACAGTGCCTTATGAAGAAATACTACGTACAGCAGAGGAACAAAATATTTCTATTACTCATGCTCTAGAGAGCTTTCAGCATGCTGGGGTTAACGCAATTAGTTTCGCACCCTTATCATTAGAAAATCTCCAGAATCAAGGGAGAATAATGGTTTATGAGCAAAAGGAATTCGAAAAAATACTCCAGCTATCCAATCATTCTCTCTACCCAGCAGAACAAGCGGGAATTTATATTACAGAACCAGAAAGCTTAGAGGATCTAGCAAAAATTAAAGAGCAATTTAAAACAATTCCCTTGTCCTACAATGGGAAAGACTTTTATTTCATACCAAATCCGCAGAAAAATATCGTTAATATCCCTATTGGATATGATGACGAAGCAATTAACTTAATCAAACAGCTTGGTTTTTATACTGTTTTACAATTAAAAAATCAAGAATTACCAGAGCAAAATCAATTCCAATTACAACAGGCTATCTCGCACCAGCCAGATGCTATAAGCTTTACTGGAAATGAAGTAATTGGTTATCCAGAAAATATAGATGTGAAAAAATTTGCTAACCAAATTGCGGAAGCAGAAATCACCGGATATTTTCAAGAAATGAATCCAACAGCTGGAATACAAAGCTTTGCTCAATCAGTCAATTTTCAGCTTATTCGTATGCACCAAATTGATTTGAATGAAGTTCCACTAGAAACTGCGATAAACCGTGCTGTTCGCGGAATAAAAGAGCGTCATATTCAAAGCATTTTCTTACATATCCCAACAGATGATTTCAATCATCCAGCAGAAACAATAAACCAGCTTCAAATGGGACTAAAAGAGAAATTACCCGCTTATTTCATGCTTGGCTTCCCAGCACCTTTATCATCTACTGACGCTCCTGTATGGAGTAAAGCATTAGCTTGGATTTCAGGTATTATCTTTTTATTTCTAGCTGCCAGTACTTTTAGATATTCGCCATTGCAATGGTTACTAGGATTTGCAGGTGCTTTACTTACCTTATTGTTTTTTCTATTTCAAAAAATTATTTTCTTACAAGCTTTTATATTATTGATTGCCATGATCACACCCTTGTTCGCTATCTTATCTCAAACTTTTAGGACAACTAGTAATATCACTGTTACCTATTTGCGCACACTTCTTATCAGCTTGGTCGGGATACTTATTTTAATAAGCGTTAGTAATGAAGGAAGCTTAATAACTGGAGTAGAGGTTTTCCGCGGAGTAAAACTTATGCATATCATTCCACTGCTAGTTATGGCTATCTATATTATTCTTCCTTATTTAAATCGTACTACTTTGAAAAAATCAATTACATTAGGTCATGCCCTTTTCTGTCTTCTAGGCGTAATGTTTATTGGAATTCTAGGATATCTATACATTAGTCGTACTGGAAATTATGGAATAGCAAATGAATGGGAATTAACTATTAGGCAAGTACTGGAGGATTTATTATATGTAAGGCCAAGAACAAAGGAGTTTCTAATTGGTTTTCCACTCTTCCTTTTAGCTATTTATCTTATGAAAAGAAACATCAAACATTGGGGGAGATTATTGTTAATTCCAAGTACGATCGGTTTCTTATCGATTATAAATACATTTATGCATTTTCATACTCCCTTAGCTATCTCAGCCTTACGCACCCTTTACAGTATCGTATTAGGCTATCTTTTAGGAATGTTAATGATCTTTTGCTTTAAAATCATTCATCGTTTGTATAAACGGAGGTTTTGCTAA
- a CDS encoding N-acetylmuramoyl-L-alanine amidase, whose product MKKLLIGFAAVFLLFTFVEAPTSKASGKTVRVAVDNANIREEPSNTGTIIAQATRNDNFSVQDEQFGWYKIQLSNGKNGWIAGYLVVTDNGQKQETSVQQQQGTVTADSLFVRSEAALSGDVVGTLHKGDQVTIAGDEYGWKKIVYQNQEGWVNGRYLSTTEKSANDSTPAPAAKQDEEVGNFAYIVTEGTNLRSKPNMSGEVMAKGSKGERYPIVGKEKDWYKINLVSGDEAYVASWVVSSSKTDKPAQKAEPAKEQGSSLNGKTIVVDPGHGGHDPGTGLGTGIFEKQLNLQTAKLLEGKLQAAGADVVLTRTKDTHVGLDVRVDLSNKVADAFVSIHYDASLDKNVSGFTVYYNQSHQQKLAQQMNKSLASHIDLKNRGTVPADFFVVRENNRPAVLLELGFLSNPGERAYVTTNEYQENVTSGIVQGLQAYFK is encoded by the coding sequence ATGAAAAAATTGCTTATCGGTTTTGCGGCAGTTTTTCTTTTATTTACGTTTGTGGAAGCGCCTACTTCAAAGGCCTCCGGGAAAACAGTGCGTGTTGCTGTAGATAATGCAAATATTCGCGAGGAACCATCAAACACAGGAACAATCATTGCTCAAGCTACTCGAAATGATAATTTTTCAGTTCAAGATGAACAGTTTGGTTGGTATAAAATTCAACTTTCTAATGGGAAGAATGGATGGATTGCAGGATATCTTGTTGTTACTGATAATGGTCAGAAGCAAGAAACATCTGTACAACAACAGCAGGGTACAGTGACGGCAGATAGTTTATTTGTCCGTAGTGAAGCAGCCTTGTCTGGAGATGTTGTTGGTACTTTACATAAAGGTGACCAAGTAACAATTGCTGGAGATGAGTATGGTTGGAAAAAAATTGTCTACCAAAACCAAGAAGGATGGGTAAATGGACGATACTTAAGTACAACAGAAAAAAGCGCTAATGACAGTACACCAGCGCCAGCAGCCAAGCAAGATGAGGAAGTTGGTAATTTTGCTTATATTGTAACAGAAGGAACAAACCTGCGTTCAAAGCCGAATATGTCAGGAGAAGTAATGGCTAAAGGTTCTAAAGGAGAGCGCTATCCAATTGTAGGTAAAGAGAAAGATTGGTATAAAATCAATCTTGTAAGTGGTGACGAAGCTTATGTAGCTAGTTGGGTTGTTTCTTCAAGTAAGACGGACAAACCAGCTCAAAAAGCTGAACCAGCAAAAGAACAAGGATCTAGCTTAAATGGAAAAACAATTGTAGTTGATCCAGGGCATGGTGGACATGACCCAGGTACAGGTTTAGGAACAGGAATTTTTGAGAAACAACTAAACTTACAAACTGCTAAATTATTAGAAGGAAAGTTACAGGCAGCAGGTGCGGATGTTGTGTTAACACGTACAAAGGATACACATGTAGGGCTAGATGTCCGAGTGGATTTATCTAATAAAGTTGCAGATGCATTTGTCAGTATTCATTATGATGCATCACTAGACAAAAATGTAAGTGGATTTACCGTTTACTATAATCAATCACATCAACAAAAGCTGGCACAACAAATGAATAAATCATTAGCAAGTCATATTGATTTAAAAAATCGTGGAACAGTGCCTGCAGACTTTTTTGTAGTTCGTGAAAACAATCGCCCAGCGGTATTACTAGAATTAGGTTTTTTAAGTAATCCGGGTGAAAGAGCATATGTTACGACAAATGAATACCAAGAGAATGTAACAAGTGGTATTGTACAAGGCTTACAGGCATATTTCAAATAA
- a CDS encoding VOC family protein: MITQVVQVPILVKDLEEAKQFYTEALGFVVREEIEFSPGWKYLTVCPTETNETHLELMKAETPEQEQMIGKQLIGRAALMFLSDNIETDYHEMKAKGVIFHGKPKSVPGGKGVGFEDLYGNSFDLYQLDTKEG; this comes from the coding sequence ATGATTACACAGGTTGTACAAGTACCTATTCTCGTTAAGGATCTTGAGGAAGCGAAACAATTTTATACGGAGGCATTAGGTTTTGTTGTTCGAGAAGAAATAGAATTTTCTCCAGGATGGAAATATCTTACGGTTTGCCCGACAGAAACCAATGAAACACATTTGGAATTAATGAAAGCTGAGACACCAGAGCAAGAACAAATGATTGGTAAACAGCTAATAGGACGGGCAGCATTGATGTTTTTAAGTGATAATATTGAAACGGATTATCATGAAATGAAAGCAAAAGGTGTAATCTTTCATGGCAAACCTAAGTCAGTTCCTGGCGGAAAAGGCGTAGGTTTCGAAGACTTGTATGGCAATTCTTTTGACTTGTATCAGCTAGATACAAAAGAAGGATAA
- a CDS encoding multiprotein-bridging factor 1 family protein has protein sequence MEKEIALSIQLSLGQIIRKHRKELNWSQERLAEEVDLSPRQISRIENGEQLPSVLSLYRLRQELLIPQDPLIEQIIQASNLQDV, from the coding sequence GTGGAAAAAGAAATAGCTTTATCTATACAACTATCACTTGGACAAATTATCCGTAAACACAGAAAAGAATTAAATTGGTCCCAAGAGCGGCTTGCCGAAGAGGTCGATTTGAGCCCCAGGCAGATTAGTAGGATTGAGAATGGTGAACAGCTTCCTTCTGTTCTTTCTCTTTATCGTTTGAGGCAAGAATTACTTATCCCACAAGACCCGCTCATTGAACAGATTATTCAAGCATCTAATCTTCAGGATGTTTGA
- a CDS encoding sigma-70 family RNA polymerase sigma factor, whose protein sequence is MSETNKPDNVLPFTFEDIVKQNENRIYYQMMKLGIHDPHREFYSEGLLAMWHAYQKYEPNKGPLATYFNFMIRNRLIDKIRKETRTSEVNQQFIQAKKIMLEDGNRHGLTKMPLIAPKELEVTDIYYWQEIRSHLTDKQWLWVQAYVIEGMTIKEIAEREGMSMEAVKSWGKEARKKLRERLVQM, encoded by the coding sequence TTGTCAGAAACAAATAAACCAGATAACGTACTTCCATTTACTTTTGAAGACATTGTTAAGCAAAATGAAAATCGTATTTATTATCAAATGATGAAGTTAGGAATTCATGATCCACATCGTGAGTTTTACTCCGAAGGGCTACTTGCCATGTGGCATGCTTATCAAAAATATGAACCCAATAAAGGTCCTCTTGCTACATACTTCAACTTTATGATTCGTAATCGCCTCATCGATAAAATCCGCAAAGAAACACGAACCTCAGAGGTTAATCAACAATTTATCCAAGCAAAAAAAATAATGTTGGAAGATGGCAATCGGCATGGACTAACAAAGATGCCACTTATTGCCCCGAAAGAGCTAGAAGTAACAGATATCTATTATTGGCAGGAAATCAGATCTCACTTAACAGATAAACAATGGCTCTGGGTACAAGCATATGTTATTGAAGGAATGACAATAAAAGAAATTGCTGAACGTGAAGGAATGTCAATGGAAGCTGTGAAAAGCTGGGGAAAAGAAGCTAGAAAGAAATTAAGGGAAAGATTAGTACAGATGTAA
- a CDS encoding serine hydrolase domain-containing protein gives MSEEKMSKEINDFCERIVSKYQIPGFAIGLAKNGGPYWDKGFGFRNADKQLPVTADTVYGIGSITKSFTCVAIMQLQEQGKLSVHDPVVKYIPEFKTPEDEHTKKVTIHHLMTHTPGLPPLPTLYAAMKDSMANDPKIEGQEEPTNEIKAVNTYDEFLTYLGELDYEFIGEPGTEFSYSNDGYALLGIIINRVSGIEYEEYIKKYILEPLGMKHTVFHLHELVDHDNVSILYDSRKEDEKTIVFESNNPWDSPSMRAAGFLKSTVNDMLKYAEIYRNNGRYGDTQILTEESVKHMTTPHISCGEEQYYGYGLMITPDFYGHKLVEHGGAIKGVAAQMNILPEVGLTGVSISNLGGVPSTKMLFGAFANELDQSITESHLTMEEIELTVDELKEYENTFQSGEGAKVDFEVEEGQLLIKTTDFTEKLQSVGNDKFALSFREDKMIIRFIRNDNGEIIRVAFGFRQIPKAQEQSEHVEV, from the coding sequence ATGTCAGAAGAAAAGATGTCAAAAGAAATTAATGATTTTTGTGAAAGAATAGTTTCGAAATATCAGATTCCTGGATTTGCTATTGGGCTTGCTAAAAATGGTGGACCATATTGGGATAAAGGGTTTGGATTCCGTAATGCTGATAAACAGTTGCCAGTAACAGCAGATACGGTATATGGGATTGGTTCTATAACGAAGTCTTTTACTTGCGTAGCAATCATGCAATTACAGGAGCAAGGGAAGCTATCAGTTCATGATCCAGTTGTAAAATATATTCCAGAGTTTAAAACACCAGAGGACGAACATACGAAGAAGGTTACGATACATCATTTAATGACACATACGCCAGGACTTCCGCCATTGCCCACTTTGTATGCAGCGATGAAAGATAGTATGGCTAATGATCCTAAGATAGAAGGACAGGAAGAACCAACAAATGAAATTAAAGCGGTTAATACGTATGACGAATTCTTAACATATCTAGGAGAGTTAGATTATGAATTCATTGGAGAGCCTGGGACAGAGTTTAGTTATTCCAACGATGGTTATGCTTTACTAGGGATTATTATTAATCGTGTTAGTGGAATAGAGTATGAGGAGTATATAAAGAAATATATTTTGGAACCATTAGGTATGAAGCATACTGTATTCCATCTACATGAATTAGTTGATCATGATAATGTTTCCATTCTCTATGACTCTAGAAAAGAAGATGAAAAAACTATCGTATTTGAATCCAATAACCCTTGGGATTCTCCGTCCATGCGCGCAGCTGGCTTTTTAAAATCTACCGTCAACGATATGTTAAAGTACGCAGAAATTTACAGAAATAATGGGCGCTATGGAGATACACAAATCTTAACAGAGGAAAGTGTTAAGCACATGACTACCCCACATATTTCTTGTGGAGAGGAGCAATATTATGGCTATGGTTTAATGATTACTCCAGACTTCTATGGTCATAAATTAGTTGAACATGGTGGTGCGATAAAAGGTGTTGCAGCACAAATGAATATTCTTCCTGAGGTTGGCTTAACGGGAGTCTCCATATCTAATCTTGGCGGAGTACCATCTACGAAAATGTTGTTTGGAGCTTTTGCTAATGAACTTGATCAATCCATTACGGAGTCTCATTTGACTATGGAAGAAATAGAATTAACTGTAGATGAATTAAAAGAATACGAAAATACCTTCCAATCTGGTGAAGGAGCAAAAGTTGATTTTGAAGTGGAAGAAGGGCAATTATTAATTAAGACAACTGATTTCACAGAAAAACTTCAATCAGTAGGCAATGATAAATTTGCGCTTAGCTTTCGTGAAGATAAAATGATTATCCGTTTCATCCGTAATGATAATGGTGAAATTATTCGTGTAGCATTTGGATTTAGGCAAATACCTAAGGCTCAAGAACAAAGTGAACATGTAGAAGTGTAA
- a CDS encoding oligosaccharide flippase family protein, with protein MKQSTLAKGTILLTVTTLFSKFIGSLFRIPLQNIAGDEVFGIFSMVYPIYMVALILSVAGIPLAISKLIAEANDRNDLIAIHKIHTTGKRLAILFGFLSFIIILFFSDVLAALLGGSQTKLALLVVSSTLLIAPYMAVYRGYFQGFGNMQPTSISQVIEQLIRVNLMILLAFFLVSKGYSDEKIAGWMMLGSFFGAACSLLYLIKVFYRNKPIKPSKSHYSLSVWWVSSIKILKLSIPIAFGAITMALLHFVDALTIPSGLRTIGFSPSEINYSFGLYSRGTALIQITTVLASAMILPLIPELTKKRLTQSRQNITQTITQPQLFIRLTAWPAAFMITVLALPINLSLFTDINGSFMLATIGFSSVFTSFAILGTGILQGINLAKEAAWIIMISVFLKAALNLYFIQNFGVEGAAVATLLIYMLIVAMNTYILFQNKIGIIHFKQHLLIIFSAFIVAMIIYLPTLALPIDKLSRFSAFFYVCLAIIIGSILYTFLLFLFKIINFKTISSLLYKTRRKS; from the coding sequence ATGAAGCAATCAACATTGGCAAAAGGTACAATTCTTCTAACCGTCACTACTTTATTTTCTAAATTCATCGGTAGTCTCTTCCGTATCCCTTTACAGAACATTGCTGGAGATGAAGTATTTGGTATTTTCAGTATGGTTTATCCGATTTATATGGTTGCACTTATCCTATCAGTTGCTGGAATTCCTCTTGCTATTTCTAAATTAATTGCCGAGGCAAACGATAGAAATGATTTAATCGCTATTCACAAAATACATACTACGGGAAAGCGCTTAGCTATCCTCTTTGGTTTCCTCAGTTTCATTATTATTCTGTTCTTTTCTGACGTCCTTGCAGCACTACTAGGTGGATCACAAACAAAGCTTGCCTTACTTGTTGTTTCAAGCACCTTACTTATTGCCCCTTATATGGCAGTTTATCGTGGATATTTTCAAGGCTTCGGTAATATGCAGCCTACATCTATCTCACAAGTGATCGAACAACTTATTCGTGTAAATCTAATGATTCTTCTAGCATTTTTCTTAGTTTCTAAAGGATATTCAGATGAAAAAATTGCTGGTTGGATGATGCTAGGCTCCTTCTTTGGTGCTGCTTGCTCACTCTTATACTTAATCAAAGTCTTCTATCGAAATAAACCCATCAAGCCTTCCAAATCTCATTATTCTCTTTCTGTTTGGTGGGTTTCGTCCATCAAGATATTAAAATTATCTATTCCTATTGCCTTTGGAGCTATTACGATGGCTCTTCTTCATTTTGTCGATGCATTAACCATTCCTAGTGGTTTGAGAACGATCGGATTCAGTCCATCGGAAATAAATTATTCCTTTGGTCTTTATAGTCGAGGAACCGCATTAATTCAGATTACTACAGTACTTGCCAGTGCCATGATATTACCATTAATTCCAGAGCTCACCAAAAAAAGGTTAACTCAAAGCAGACAAAATATCACACAAACAATTACACAACCTCAGCTGTTTATTCGACTTACGGCATGGCCTGCAGCCTTTATGATTACCGTTTTAGCATTACCCATTAACCTTTCCCTGTTTACTGATATCAATGGTAGCTTCATGCTAGCAACCATTGGCTTTAGTTCTGTGTTTACTTCTTTTGCCATTTTAGGAACAGGAATTTTACAAGGTATAAATTTAGCTAAAGAAGCTGCATGGATTATTATGATTAGTGTTTTCCTGAAAGCTGCATTGAATCTATATTTCATCCAAAATTTTGGTGTCGAGGGTGCTGCAGTTGCTACACTTCTAATCTATATGCTTATCGTTGCAATGAACACTTATATCCTTTTTCAAAATAAAATAGGCATCATCCATTTCAAACAACATCTTTTAATCATATTTTCTGCATTTATAGTAGCGATGATTATCTATTTACCAACATTAGCACTCCCTATCGACAAACTATCCAGATTCTCTGCATTTTTTTATGTCTGTTTGGCCATAATTATAGGAAGTATCCTTTATACTTTTTTACTTTTCCTATTTAAAATTATTAATTTTAAAACCATTTCATCCCTACTTTACAAGACAAGGAGAAAATCATGA
- the csaB gene encoding polysaccharide pyruvyl transferase CsaB — MHVVISGYYGFGNTGDEAILLSIIQALKKVMPSIQITALSHTPEQTATSFQVQSVNRWNFRDIKRVIKASDGLISGGGSLLQDSTSIKTVPYYIGLIHIARWYKKPTFVYAQGIGPFRYKISKWLVQKTLRHVNYITIRDQNSQQLLQQLSIQQPMQLVPDPVLGLVTTATNPTIKKQPYIIVSVRPWKDAKSYLSKMATYLDQMVAKGFNIVFLPMHDKTDEMTAKQIAAFMKEKSEMISNLSLEEKVAIIKDATLVIGVRLHALVFAAITNVPFIALSYDPKIEAFANQCQMPLIGHISNDDWQAKNLLQQTNKILAELHKYKATLKQKTDIYQMQALDTAKLVLQTFKS, encoded by the coding sequence ATGCATGTAGTCATTTCTGGTTATTATGGTTTTGGTAATACTGGGGATGAAGCCATTCTACTCTCTATTATCCAAGCCCTAAAAAAAGTAATGCCTAGCATTCAAATAACAGCACTATCTCATACCCCTGAACAAACAGCTACCTCGTTTCAGGTTCAGTCTGTAAATCGCTGGAATTTTAGAGATATTAAACGAGTGATTAAAGCTTCAGATGGGCTTATTAGTGGGGGCGGTAGCTTGTTGCAGGATTCTACTAGCATAAAGACAGTTCCTTATTACATTGGTCTTATTCATATTGCTCGTTGGTATAAAAAACCTACTTTTGTTTATGCCCAGGGAATTGGGCCCTTCCGTTATAAGATAAGTAAATGGCTTGTTCAAAAGACCCTGCGACATGTAAATTACATTACTATTCGTGATCAAAATTCTCAGCAGCTATTACAGCAATTAAGTATACAACAACCTATGCAGCTTGTTCCTGACCCAGTCCTTGGTTTAGTTACAACCGCAACAAATCCTACTATAAAGAAACAACCATATATTATCGTCAGTGTTCGACCATGGAAGGATGCTAAAAGCTATTTATCCAAAATGGCTACCTATCTAGATCAAATGGTAGCAAAGGGGTTTAATATTGTTTTCTTACCCATGCATGATAAAACAGATGAAATGACTGCTAAACAAATAGCAGCATTCATGAAAGAAAAAAGCGAAATGATATCTAACCTATCCTTAGAGGAGAAAGTAGCTATTATAAAAGATGCTACACTTGTCATTGGCGTACGTTTACACGCTTTAGTTTTTGCTGCGATTACAAATGTACCTTTTATTGCTTTAAGCTATGATCCCAAGATTGAAGCATTTGCTAATCAATGTCAGATGCCTCTAATCGGACATATCAGCAATGACGATTGGCAAGCAAAGAACCTATTACAGCAAACAAATAAAATACTTGCTGAACTACATAAATACAAAGCCACATTAAAACAAAAAACAGATATCTATCAGATGCAAGCATTAGACACAGCAAAACTGGTACTACAGACTTTTAAAAGCTGA
- a CDS encoding ATP-binding cassette domain-containing protein, translating into MTAYILETKNISKVYKDFHALENISISLEKGKIYGLIGQNGAGKTTLMRIIAGLSFPTSGEIYLFNQSGTKALQAGRKQMGSMIENPSILGNMSAFHNLRVHKTIKGIKENNVEQKVLDIVGLKSTGKKKTKNFSLGMRQRLGIAITLLGNPSILMLDEPINGLDPSGIAEIRKLLKELAREHQITILLSSHHLAELHQTADEFIIVNKGKILKKLQHNQLEEQINKHLILDCNEPEKLQKVLKESLHTENFIIQPDKSIKLYDFIDRKEELAKALIEHNIIITTLATQEETLESYYLQLIGGMN; encoded by the coding sequence ATGACGGCATATATTCTAGAAACCAAAAACATTTCCAAAGTCTATAAAGATTTTCATGCACTGGAAAACATATCAATCTCTTTGGAAAAAGGGAAAATTTACGGTCTGATTGGTCAAAATGGAGCTGGTAAAACAACATTAATGCGAATCATTGCTGGCTTATCCTTTCCTACTTCAGGAGAAATATATTTATTTAATCAATCTGGAACAAAGGCCTTACAAGCAGGAAGAAAACAAATGGGAAGTATGATTGAAAATCCAAGTATTCTTGGTAATATGAGTGCCTTTCATAATCTTCGCGTCCATAAAACAATAAAAGGGATTAAGGAAAACAATGTAGAACAAAAAGTGCTCGATATCGTTGGGTTAAAATCTACTGGTAAGAAGAAAACAAAGAATTTTTCCTTAGGAATGCGGCAACGGTTAGGTATTGCTATTACACTATTAGGTAATCCAAGCATACTGATGCTTGATGAACCAATTAATGGTCTTGATCCCAGTGGAATCGCTGAAATTAGAAAATTATTAAAAGAATTGGCAAGAGAACATCAAATAACCATTCTTTTATCCAGCCATCATCTAGCCGAGCTTCATCAAACTGCTGATGAATTTATCATTGTAAATAAAGGAAAGATCTTAAAAAAACTTCAGCATAATCAATTAGAAGAACAAATCAATAAACATTTAATTCTCGACTGTAATGAACCAGAAAAGCTACAAAAAGTACTAAAAGAATCGCTTCATACAGAGAATTTTATTATACAGCCTGATAAAAGTATTAAACTATATGACTTTATCGATAGAAAAGAAGAATTAGCAAAAGCTTTAATAGAGCATAATATTATTATTACAACCCTAGCAACTCAGGAAGAAACATTAGAAAGCTACTACCTTCAACTGATAGGAGGTATGAACTAA
- a CDS encoding WecB/TagA/CpsF family glycosyltransferase, whose protein sequence is MKKITILNIPFVDINQKEFVSHLDQHVEAQEKAFIVTANPEVVMKAKKDTDFMHILQQATYITADGIGIVKASEMLGTPLPGRVTGYDTAIALLQIANQKHYKIYLLGAAEETLNKTVHNIQVQYPNIEITGYHHGFFDWDHNGIAEDIAEQQPDIIFVALGVPRQERWIAENFAAMRKGVFIGVGGTFDVIAGTVKRAPNIWIKLNIEWLYRLLSQPSRLIRMLDLPKFVWRVFREKRKRRKS, encoded by the coding sequence ATGAAAAAAATTACAATTTTAAATATTCCTTTCGTTGACATAAATCAAAAGGAGTTTGTCTCTCATTTAGATCAGCATGTAGAAGCACAGGAAAAAGCATTTATTGTGACTGCAAATCCAGAGGTTGTTATGAAAGCAAAAAAAGATACTGACTTCATGCATATTTTACAGCAAGCGACATATATTACTGCTGACGGGATCGGTATAGTAAAAGCTTCGGAAATGTTAGGTACGCCGCTCCCAGGTCGAGTAACTGGATATGATACAGCTATCGCATTACTACAGATTGCTAACCAAAAGCATTATAAAATATATTTGCTTGGAGCTGCAGAAGAAACACTGAATAAAACTGTACATAATATTCAAGTGCAATATCCAAACATCGAAATAACAGGTTATCATCATGGTTTCTTTGATTGGGATCATAATGGTATTGCCGAAGATATTGCTGAACAACAGCCTGATATTATTTTTGTTGCGCTTGGTGTTCCTAGACAAGAAAGATGGATCGCAGAGAACTTTGCAGCAATGAGAAAAGGTGTGTTTATTGGTGTTGGTGGAACATTTGATGTGATTGCAGGAACGGTAAAGCGTGCACCAAATATTTGGATTAAATTAAATATCGAATGGCTATATCGTTTATTAAGCCAGCCAAGCCGTTTAATTCGAATGCTTGATTTGCCAAAATTTGTATGGCGCGTATTTCGCGAAAAAAGAAAACGACGTAAATCCTAG